A window of the Neochlamydia sp. AcF84 genome harbors these coding sequences:
- a CDS encoding leucine-rich repeat domain-containing protein yields MHSISSTSIESLPNELLLPILEACAVPSLFGVCKRWHHLLASEVMPSLCKQIGKIHVFQGNVEEQAFILDRIYKLESRLSETAKVNAIFRQIFTLASSFSPVEFKWKTEEKKYFTLANYSSYLLNINRLLVWKKLPGGEEYLSREEIKLLPLEKKGDLLRDWIEGNCKDLTSLNLSNAGLTYLPPEICQLSQLQVLNLKQNQLTRLPAEIGQLSQLLWLCLNQNRLTNLPGEIGQLSQLQRLELNQNQLTSLPVEIEKLSELQRLELNQNQLTSLPVEIGKLSELQVLYLNQNHLTSLPAEIGQLSQLQTLDLSQNQLTTLPAEIGQLSKLQELDLSQNQLTSLPAEIGQLSQLQRLYLNQNQLTALPAEIGQLSQLRWLYLNQNQLTTLPAEIGQLSQLRWLYLNQNQLASLPAEIGQLPQLQGLDLNRNQLTALPVEIGKLSELQVLYLNQNQLISLPGEIGQLSKLRWLYLNQNQLTSLPVEIGQLSQLLQLNLNQNQLTSLPAEIGQLSRLQTLELNQNQLTALPTGIGQLSELRWLYLNQNQLTCLPAEIGQLSQLIQLELAGNPLKDIPEKIRQRFQL; encoded by the coding sequence GTCTGTAAAAGATGGCATCATCTGCTGGCTTCTGAAGTGATGCCTTCTCTTTGTAAACAAATAGGTAAAATACATGTTTTCCAAGGAAATGTTGAGGAGCAGGCTTTTATTTTAGATAGGATTTATAAGCTAGAAAGTAGACTTTCTGAAACAGCAAAGGTAAATGCAATTTTTAGGCAAATCTTTACTTTAGCTAGTTCTTTTTCTCCTGTAGAATTTAAATGGAAGACTGAAGAAAAAAAATATTTTACTTTAGCTAATTACTCTTCTTATCTGCTGAATATTAATCGCCTTTTAGTTTGGAAAAAACTTCCTGGTGGAGAAGAATACTTGAGCCGAGAAGAAATTAAGCTCTTGCCTCTAGAAAAAAAAGGAGATCTTCTTAGAGATTGGATTGAAGGAAATTGTAAAGACTTAACTTCGCTAAATTTATCTAACGCAGGCTTGACTTATTTACCCCCAGAAATATGCCAGTTGTCTCAGCTTCAAGTGCTTAACTTAAAACAAAACCAGCTCACCCGCCTTCCTGCAGAAATCGGGCAACTTTCTCAGCTGCTGTGGCTTTGCTTAAATCAAAACCGGCTCACCAATCTGCCTGGAGAAATCGGGCAACTGTCTCAGCTGCAAAGGCTTGAATTAAATCAAAACCAGCTCACCAGTCTGCCTGTAGAAATCGAAAAGCTATCTGAGCTGCAAAGGCTTGAATTAAATCAAAACCAGCTCACCAGTCTGCCTGTAGAAATCGGGAAGCTGTCTGAGCTGCAAGTGCTTTACTTAAATCAAAACCACCTCACCAGTCTGCCTGCAGAAATAGGTCAATTGTCTCAGCTGCAAACGCTTGATTTAAGCCAAAACCAGCTCACCACCCTGCCTGCAGAAATCGGACAGCTGTCTAAGCTGCAAGAGCTTGATTTAAGCCAAAACCAGCTCACCAGCCTGCCTGCAGAAATCGGACAGCTGTCTCAGCTGCAAAGGCTTTACTTAAATCAAAACCAGCTCACCGCTCTGCCTGCAGAGATAGGGCAGCTATCTCAGCTGCGCTGGCTTTACTTAAATCAAAACCAGCTTACCACCCTTCCTGCAGAAATCGGGCAGCTGTCTCAGCTGCGATGGCTTTACTTAAATCAAAACCAGCTTGCCAGCCTTCCTGCAGAAATCGGGCAATTGCCTCAGCTGCAAGGACTTGACTTAAATCGAAACCAGCTCACCGCTCTGCCTGTAGAAATCGGGAAGCTGTCTGAGCTGCAAGTGCTTTACTTAAATCAAAACCAGCTCATCAGCCTGCCTGGAGAAATCGGGCAGCTGTCTAAGCTGCGGTGGCTTTACTTAAACCAGAACCAGCTCACCAGCCTGCCTGTAGAAATCGGGCAGCTATCTCAGCTGCTACAGCTTAACTTAAACCAAAACCAGCTCACCAGCCTTCCTGCAGAAATCGGGCAGCTGTCTCGGCTGCAAACACTTGAACTAAATCAAAACCAGCTCACCGCTTTGCCTACAGGAATCGGACAGCTGTCTGAGCTGCGGTGGCTTTACTTAAACCAGAACCAGCTCACCTGTTTGCCTGCAGAAATCGGGCAGCTGTCTCAGCTTATCCAGCTTGAATTAGCGGGAAATCCTTTGAAAGATATTCCAGAAAAAATAAGGCAGCGTTTTCAATTGTAG
- a CDS encoding leucine-rich repeat domain-containing protein translates to MHSISSASIESLPNELLLPIIEACAVPSLFSACKRWHHLLASEVMSSLYKQIGKVHVSQGDINKQAFILDRIYKLESSLSETAKVNAIFRQIFTLASSLSPLEFKWKIEEKKYFTLANYSSYLLNINRLLVWKKLPGGEEYLSREEIKHLPLEKKGELLRDWIEENWKDSTVLGLSKAGLTYLPPEICQLSKLQELDLRENQLTRLPAEIGQLSKLQELDLKENQLTRLPAEIGQLSQLIQLELAENPLKDIAERIRQRFLL, encoded by the coding sequence ATGCATTCTATCTCTTCAGCCTCTATTGAAAGCTTGCCCAATGAATTGCTACTCCCTATCATAGAGGCTTGCGCAGTTCCTTCCTTATTTAGCGCCTGTAAAAGATGGCATCATCTGCTGGCTTCTGAAGTAATGTCTTCTCTTTATAAACAAATAGGTAAAGTACATGTTTCCCAAGGAGATATTAACAAGCAGGCTTTTATTTTAGATAGGATATATAAGCTAGAAAGTAGCCTCTCGGAAACAGCAAAAGTAAATGCAATTTTTAGGCAAATCTTTACTTTAGCTAGTTCTCTTTCTCCTCTAGAATTTAAATGGAAGATTGAAGAAAAAAAATATTTTACTTTAGCTAACTACTCCTCTTATCTGCTGAATATTAATCGCCTTTTAGTTTGGAAAAAACTTCCTGGTGGGGAAGAATACTTGAGCCGAGAAGAAATTAAGCACTTGCCTCTAGAGAAAAAAGGAGAGCTACTTAGAGATTGGATTGAAGAAAATTGGAAAGACTCAACTGTGCTAGGTTTATCTAAAGCGGGCTTGACTTATTTACCCCCAGAAATATGCCAGTTATCTAAGCTGCAAGAGCTTGACTTGAGAGAAAACCAGCTCACCCGTCTTCCTGCAGAAATCGGGCAGCTGTCTAAGCTGCAAGAGCTTGACTTAAAAGAAAACCAGCTCACCAGGCTGCCTGCAGAAATCGGGCAGCTGTCTCAGCTTATCCAGCTTGAATTAGCGGAAAATCCTTTGAAAGATATTGCAGAAAGAATAAGGCAGCGTTTTCTATTGTAA
- a CDS encoding BON domain-containing protein, producing the protein MKISLSIFSHTCAVVILAGMSSAYGQCRGEYCPVPNSYFEDPASAPSGYPLQTSPGSQYFSLQNSSRRENKKKNDWESSVQQGFTREGNPNQREIKSKQINSYQNKASNSVIYYKIEETLKNNRLKKNYPLVNIRFYKGIAILSGTVETEDDRQQVERRVRAIQGVTDINDQLQVESSTPQNQDSKLAS; encoded by the coding sequence ATGAAGATTTCTCTCTCTATTTTTTCTCATACATGTGCTGTGGTCATCCTTGCAGGAATGAGCTCGGCTTACGGGCAATGCAGAGGGGAATATTGCCCTGTTCCTAATTCTTATTTTGAGGATCCTGCTTCTGCTCCATCGGGTTACCCTCTTCAAACTTCGCCGGGGAGCCAATATTTTAGTTTGCAAAATAGCTCAAGGAGAGAGAATAAAAAGAAGAATGATTGGGAAAGCAGTGTACAGCAGGGCTTTACTCGAGAGGGAAATCCTAACCAAAGAGAGATAAAAAGTAAGCAGATCAATAGCTATCAAAATAAGGCCTCTAATAGCGTAATCTATTACAAGATCGAAGAAACATTAAAAAATAACCGTTTAAAGAAAAATTACCCTTTGGTGAATATACGCTTTTATAAAGGTATTGCCATTTTGTCTGGTACGGTAGAAACAGAAGATGATAGACAACAGGTCGAGAGGAGAGTACGTGCGATCCAAGGGGTTACTGATATTAACGATCAGCTGCAAGTTGAATCTTCTACTCCACAAAATCAAGACAGCAAGCTTGCTAGCTAG